From the Sphingomonas brevis genome, the window GACCTTCTGCCCGTTGGGCGTGCCAAGCGAATAAAGTTGCAGCGGATGCGTCCCGACCGGCAGCGCCTTGTCATGGGTCGGTCCGGCGATCGGCCGATTGGTGCTGGCGAACTGGCCTCCGCTGGGGCTTTCCCAGGTCCAAACCTTGGGCGGGGCATAATCGGCTGGGAGGGATGGGATTTTCTCGGGGGCGTCGGCCATTGCTATTCCTTCACGTCGGTCCGCGGCGGGAAATGGGTACGCGATCTGCAACCGGCAAGGGTATGGGCCCAGCGATCAAATGGCGCGTGTCAGCATCAGCCCGAGAGCGGCGGCGAGCAGCGAGAGGATGACCGACGCCGCGACATAGAGGCCGGCCTGCATAAGTGCCCCGCGCTCCCAAAGCGTCAGCGCATCGAGGCTGAAGGCGGAAAAAGTGGTGAACCCGCCAAGCACGCCAGTTGTCAGGAACAGGCGCATATTGTGCCCGGTCTCCATGGCTCCGAACATTCCGGCAAGCAGGCCGATCAGGAAACTTCCGGCGACGTTCACCACCATCGTCCACCATGGAAAGCCCGGGCCCATCAGCGCGAAGCCGGCCCGGTTCACTCCATGCCGTGCCATCGCGCCCAATCCGCCGCCGATGAATACCAGCAAATAGCCGAGCGCATTGGGCATCAGTCGACGATCAGCTCTTCGGGATGCTTGGTAAGCTGGCGGACGATCACCACGATGATCCCGCCGATGAGGATGCCGACGATCGCCGATGCGATCGCGCTCGACAGCCAATGGACGATGGCGTGCAATGGCCCGAAATATTCGGCGATCGCGGTGG encodes:
- the crcB gene encoding fluoride efflux transporter CrcB, giving the protein MPNALGYLLVFIGGGLGAMARHGVNRAGFALMGPGFPWWTMVVNVAGSFLIGLLAGMFGAMETGHNMRLFLTTGVLGGFTTFSAFSLDALTLWERGALMQAGLYVAASVILSLLAAALGLMLTRAI